One Ciconia boyciana chromosome 9, ASM3463844v1, whole genome shotgun sequence genomic window carries:
- the ATXN1L gene encoding ataxin-1-like isoform X3, translating into MRAGHERSQECLPPKKRELPAASTGTEAGRAGGAQAAGEGPEWARTAGPGPAALRYGPGEATEAVAGLTVDQYGMLYKVAVPPATFSPTGLHPVVNVSPLPPAFNVTSPIIQHPGVPYPPIHYAQIPPTSLQFIGSHYTVPYAVPPGFLPSPLLSPSTNLTASHVPHFVPYASLFTEEAAPSPPTTSPTHTFNKSASAISPSGQMQHHAGTQPLDIAPGRIPVYYQMSRLPPGYSAYETPTAGGSPESPQQDSQLSSEVAAANGGQRHLEHNVVRRTSEAVDSASGKAEDCLPGAAAGCAVDGQLLSGYQTLGTELSVPAHRSTPDTDLEVQRVVGVLASQDYHTLDAQRKDDPSPLNPCHNIPDQQGESKDALRNPVDRAAAEKSQSRSPYVMSPEEPVRQRQLTKGMVIANGKPVLVPVGSEPIRSSTSETLVRRSPDAQARGSVLEKDLAQLQPPSSSHLPSHFMKGAIIQLATGELKRVEDLQTQDFVRSAEAVLRA; encoded by the exons ATGAGAGCGGGCCACGAGCGGAGCCAGGAGTGCCTTCCGCCAAAGAAGCGGGAACTTCCCGCCGCCAGCACCGGCACCGAGGCGGGACGGGCGGGGGGTGCCCAGGCCGCGGGCGAGGGCCCCGAGTGGGCCCGGACAGCCGGGCCGGGTCCTGCGGCCCTGCGCTATGGCCCTGGCGAGGCCACGGAAGCAGTGGCGGGGCTGACGGTGGACCAGTACGGGATGCTCTACAAAGTGGCAGTGCCACCCGCCACCTTCTCCCCCACGGGTCTGCACCCCGTGGTGAACGtgagccccctgccccctgccttCAACGTGACCTCGCCAATAAtccagcacccaggggtgccctACCCTCCCATCCACTACGCGCAGATCCCTCCGACATCCCTACAGTTCATCGGCTCGCATTACACGGTGCCCTATGCTGTCCCTCCTGGCTTCCTGCCTAGTCCTCTCCTGTCTCCTTCCACCAACCTCACCGCCTCTCATGTCCCCCACTTTGTGCCATATGCCTCTCTCTTCACGGAAGAAGCCGCTCCTTCCCCCCCGACTACCTCTCCTACCCACACCTTCAACAAATCTGCTTCTGCAATCTCTCCTTCTGGCCAGATGCAGCACCATGCTGGGACCCAGCCGTTAGATATTGCACCAGGTAGAATTCCTGTTTATTATCAGATGTCCCGCCTCCCACCAGGGTATTCAGCATATGAGACGCCTACAGCAGGTGGAAGCCCCGAGTCTCCTCAGCAAGACAGTCAGCTGAGTTCAGAGGTAGCTGCTGCCAACGGTGGACAGAGACATCTGGAGCATAACGTGGTGAGGAGGACCAGCGAGGCTGTGGACTCTGCCAGCGGTAAAGCTGAAGACTGTCTGCCAGGGGCTGCGGCGGGATGTGCGGTCGACGGGCAGCTCCTTTCAGGTTACCAGACGTTGGGAACGGAGCTCTCTGTGCCAGCTCACAGAAGCACCCCAGACACTGATCTGGAGGTTCAGAGGGTGGTGGGGGTGTTGGCATCTCAGGATTATCATACTCTGGACGCCCAGAGGAAAGATGACCCGAGCCCTTTAAACCCTTGCCATAATATCCCTGATCAGCAGGGGGAGTCAAAGGACGCGCTGAGGAACCCAGTGGACAGGGCCGCCGCCGAGAAAAGCCAGTCCCGGAGTCCGTATGTGATGTCCCCCGAAGAGCCGGTTAGACAAAGACAATTAACCAAAGGAATGGTGATAGCCAACGGCAAGCCAGTCCTGGTTCCCGTTGGATCCGAGCCCATCAGGTCTTCCACTTCAGAAACCCTGGTGAGGCGGAGCCCAGATGCACAGGCTCGAGGAAGCGTGCTTGAAAAGGACCTggcccagctgcagccacccAGCTCCTCACACTTGCCCTCTCACTTCATGAAGGGAGCCATCATCCAGCTGGCTACAGGAGAGCTGAAGCGGGTAGAGGACCTGCAGACTCAAGACTTTGTTCGCAGTGCGGAG GCTGTCCTTAGGGCCTGA
- the ATXN1L gene encoding ataxin-1-like isoform X2, which produces MRAGHERSQECLPPKKRELPAASTGTEAGRAGGAQAAGEGPEWARTAGPGPAALRYGPGEATEAVAGLTVDQYGMLYKVAVPPATFSPTGLHPVVNVSPLPPAFNVTSPIIQHPGVPYPPIHYAQIPPTSLQFIGSHYTVPYAVPPGFLPSPLLSPSTNLTASHVPHFVPYASLFTEEAAPSPPTTSPTHTFNKSASAISPSGQMQHHAGTQPLDIAPGRIPVYYQMSRLPPGYSAYETPTAGGSPESPQQDSQLSSEVAAANGGQRHLEHNVVRRTSEAVDSASGKAEDCLPGAAAGCAVDGQLLSGYQTLGTELSVPAHRSTPDTDLEVQRVVGVLASQDYHTLDAQRKDDPSPLNPCHNIPDQQGESKDALRNPVDRAAAEKSQSRSPYVMSPEEPVRQRQLTKGMVIANGKPVLVPVGSEPIRSSTSETLVRRSPDAQARGSVLEKDLAQLQPPSSSHLPSHFMKGAIIQLATGELKRVEDLQTQDFVRSAEVSGGLKIDSSTVVDIQESQWPGLVTLHFVVGEQQSKAVLRA; this is translated from the exons ATGAGAGCGGGCCACGAGCGGAGCCAGGAGTGCCTTCCGCCAAAGAAGCGGGAACTTCCCGCCGCCAGCACCGGCACCGAGGCGGGACGGGCGGGGGGTGCCCAGGCCGCGGGCGAGGGCCCCGAGTGGGCCCGGACAGCCGGGCCGGGTCCTGCGGCCCTGCGCTATGGCCCTGGCGAGGCCACGGAAGCAGTGGCGGGGCTGACGGTGGACCAGTACGGGATGCTCTACAAAGTGGCAGTGCCACCCGCCACCTTCTCCCCCACGGGTCTGCACCCCGTGGTGAACGtgagccccctgccccctgccttCAACGTGACCTCGCCAATAAtccagcacccaggggtgccctACCCTCCCATCCACTACGCGCAGATCCCTCCGACATCCCTACAGTTCATCGGCTCGCATTACACGGTGCCCTATGCTGTCCCTCCTGGCTTCCTGCCTAGTCCTCTCCTGTCTCCTTCCACCAACCTCACCGCCTCTCATGTCCCCCACTTTGTGCCATATGCCTCTCTCTTCACGGAAGAAGCCGCTCCTTCCCCCCCGACTACCTCTCCTACCCACACCTTCAACAAATCTGCTTCTGCAATCTCTCCTTCTGGCCAGATGCAGCACCATGCTGGGACCCAGCCGTTAGATATTGCACCAGGTAGAATTCCTGTTTATTATCAGATGTCCCGCCTCCCACCAGGGTATTCAGCATATGAGACGCCTACAGCAGGTGGAAGCCCCGAGTCTCCTCAGCAAGACAGTCAGCTGAGTTCAGAGGTAGCTGCTGCCAACGGTGGACAGAGACATCTGGAGCATAACGTGGTGAGGAGGACCAGCGAGGCTGTGGACTCTGCCAGCGGTAAAGCTGAAGACTGTCTGCCAGGGGCTGCGGCGGGATGTGCGGTCGACGGGCAGCTCCTTTCAGGTTACCAGACGTTGGGAACGGAGCTCTCTGTGCCAGCTCACAGAAGCACCCCAGACACTGATCTGGAGGTTCAGAGGGTGGTGGGGGTGTTGGCATCTCAGGATTATCATACTCTGGACGCCCAGAGGAAAGATGACCCGAGCCCTTTAAACCCTTGCCATAATATCCCTGATCAGCAGGGGGAGTCAAAGGACGCGCTGAGGAACCCAGTGGACAGGGCCGCCGCCGAGAAAAGCCAGTCCCGGAGTCCGTATGTGATGTCCCCCGAAGAGCCGGTTAGACAAAGACAATTAACCAAAGGAATGGTGATAGCCAACGGCAAGCCAGTCCTGGTTCCCGTTGGATCCGAGCCCATCAGGTCTTCCACTTCAGAAACCCTGGTGAGGCGGAGCCCAGATGCACAGGCTCGAGGAAGCGTGCTTGAAAAGGACCTggcccagctgcagccacccAGCTCCTCACACTTGCCCTCTCACTTCATGAAGGGAGCCATCATCCAGCTGGCTACAGGAGAGCTGAAGCGGGTAGAGGACCTGCAGACTCAAGACTTTGTTCGCAGTGCGGAGGTGAGCGGGGGCCTGAAGATCGACTCCAGCACCGTGGTGGATATTCAGGAAAGCCAGTGGCCTGGGCTTGTCACACTGCATTTTGTGGTCGGGGAGCAACAAAGTAAA GCTGTCCTTAGGGCCTGA
- the ATXN1L gene encoding ataxin-1-like isoform X1, with translation MRAGHERSQECLPPKKRELPAASTGTEAGRAGGAQAAGEGPEWARTAGPGPAALRYGPGEATEAVAGLTVDQYGMLYKVAVPPATFSPTGLHPVVNVSPLPPAFNVTSPIIQHPGVPYPPIHYAQIPPTSLQFIGSHYTVPYAVPPGFLPSPLLSPSTNLTASHVPHFVPYASLFTEEAAPSPPTTSPTHTFNKSASAISPSGQMQHHAGTQPLDIAPGRIPVYYQMSRLPPGYSAYETPTAGGSPESPQQDSQLSSEVAAANGGQRHLEHNVVRRTSEAVDSASGKAEDCLPGAAAGCAVDGQLLSGYQTLGTELSVPAHRSTPDTDLEVQRVVGVLASQDYHTLDAQRKDDPSPLNPCHNIPDQQGESKDALRNPVDRAAAEKSQSRSPYVMSPEEPVRQRQLTKGMVIANGKPVLVPVGSEPIRSSTSETLVRRSPDAQARGSVLEKDLAQLQPPSSSHLPSHFMKGAIIQLATGELKRVEDLQTQDFVRSAEVSGGLKIDSSTVVDIQESQWPGLVTLHFVVGEQQSKVSIDVPPEHPFFVYGQGWSSCSPGRTAQLFALPCHRLQVGDVCISISLQSMNGNSASQANYPLTDQLISTRERSERTAQGSREPSDRAAERKSHTDRESAAQSSHAEPSQPETGSQHSWTAPGFQRYSVQAEESRPSLLRPSFIPQEVKLSIEGRSNAGK, from the coding sequence ATGAGAGCGGGCCACGAGCGGAGCCAGGAGTGCCTTCCGCCAAAGAAGCGGGAACTTCCCGCCGCCAGCACCGGCACCGAGGCGGGACGGGCGGGGGGTGCCCAGGCCGCGGGCGAGGGCCCCGAGTGGGCCCGGACAGCCGGGCCGGGTCCTGCGGCCCTGCGCTATGGCCCTGGCGAGGCCACGGAAGCAGTGGCGGGGCTGACGGTGGACCAGTACGGGATGCTCTACAAAGTGGCAGTGCCACCCGCCACCTTCTCCCCCACGGGTCTGCACCCCGTGGTGAACGtgagccccctgccccctgccttCAACGTGACCTCGCCAATAAtccagcacccaggggtgccctACCCTCCCATCCACTACGCGCAGATCCCTCCGACATCCCTACAGTTCATCGGCTCGCATTACACGGTGCCCTATGCTGTCCCTCCTGGCTTCCTGCCTAGTCCTCTCCTGTCTCCTTCCACCAACCTCACCGCCTCTCATGTCCCCCACTTTGTGCCATATGCCTCTCTCTTCACGGAAGAAGCCGCTCCTTCCCCCCCGACTACCTCTCCTACCCACACCTTCAACAAATCTGCTTCTGCAATCTCTCCTTCTGGCCAGATGCAGCACCATGCTGGGACCCAGCCGTTAGATATTGCACCAGGTAGAATTCCTGTTTATTATCAGATGTCCCGCCTCCCACCAGGGTATTCAGCATATGAGACGCCTACAGCAGGTGGAAGCCCCGAGTCTCCTCAGCAAGACAGTCAGCTGAGTTCAGAGGTAGCTGCTGCCAACGGTGGACAGAGACATCTGGAGCATAACGTGGTGAGGAGGACCAGCGAGGCTGTGGACTCTGCCAGCGGTAAAGCTGAAGACTGTCTGCCAGGGGCTGCGGCGGGATGTGCGGTCGACGGGCAGCTCCTTTCAGGTTACCAGACGTTGGGAACGGAGCTCTCTGTGCCAGCTCACAGAAGCACCCCAGACACTGATCTGGAGGTTCAGAGGGTGGTGGGGGTGTTGGCATCTCAGGATTATCATACTCTGGACGCCCAGAGGAAAGATGACCCGAGCCCTTTAAACCCTTGCCATAATATCCCTGATCAGCAGGGGGAGTCAAAGGACGCGCTGAGGAACCCAGTGGACAGGGCCGCCGCCGAGAAAAGCCAGTCCCGGAGTCCGTATGTGATGTCCCCCGAAGAGCCGGTTAGACAAAGACAATTAACCAAAGGAATGGTGATAGCCAACGGCAAGCCAGTCCTGGTTCCCGTTGGATCCGAGCCCATCAGGTCTTCCACTTCAGAAACCCTGGTGAGGCGGAGCCCAGATGCACAGGCTCGAGGAAGCGTGCTTGAAAAGGACCTggcccagctgcagccacccAGCTCCTCACACTTGCCCTCTCACTTCATGAAGGGAGCCATCATCCAGCTGGCTACAGGAGAGCTGAAGCGGGTAGAGGACCTGCAGACTCAAGACTTTGTTCGCAGTGCGGAGGTGAGCGGGGGCCTGAAGATCGACTCCAGCACCGTGGTGGATATTCAGGAAAGCCAGTGGCCTGGGCTTGTCACACTGCATTTTGTGGTCGGGGAGCAACAAAGTAAAGTGAGCATTGACGTGCCCCCAGAGCATCCCTTCTTTGTGTATGGCCAGGGTTGGTCCTCCTGTAGCCCAGGGCGGACTGCTCAGCTCTTTGCTTTGCCCTGTCACAGGCTGCAAGTGGGCGATGTCTGCATATCAATCAGTTTACAGAGCATGAATGGCAACTCCGCTTCTCAGGCTAACTACCCTCTCACAGATCAGTTGATATCTACTAGGGAGAGATCTGAAAGAACAGCTCAGGGGTCCAGAGAACCGTCTGACAGAGCTGCTGAAAGGAAGAGCCACACAGATAGGGAGAGCGCAGCCCAGAGCTCTCATGCAGAACCCTCTCAGCCTGAGACTGGCAGTCAGCACAGCTGGACAGCCCCAGGCTTCCAAAGATACAGCGTGCAGGCAGAGGAGTCTCGGCCCTCTCTGCTCCGTCCCTCTTTCATTCCCCAGGAGGTCAAGCTGTCTATTGAAGGGCGTTCTAATGCAGGGAAGTGA